One Aegilops tauschii subsp. strangulata cultivar AL8/78 chromosome 7, Aet v6.0, whole genome shotgun sequence genomic window carries:
- the LOC141027012 gene encoding uncharacterized protein produces the protein MAQFPNQNANQQPALITLQESVRLNSSIFRNSTNPMDVDDWLRDILFEMESANVAPASYVTFATFHLKGPAAQWWESHTGMLPAETVTTWQEFQLAFRARYIPQGLMDQKKEFRKFSQGTMTVDEYQRKFLELSRYATDDVCTNAHKQEKFCEGLRPDIKLALVAHDCVDFVTLVSQAFRTETGLTEY, from the coding sequence ATGGCCCAGTTTCCAAACCAGAATGCTAATCAACAGCCTGCCCTAATAACACTGCAAGAATCCGTGCGCCTCAACTCGTCCATTTTCCGCAATTCCACCAATCCTATGGATGttgatgattggcttcgtgacatcctGTTTGAGATGGAGTCAGCTAATGTTGCCCCTGCCAGTTACGTCACCTTTGCGACATTCCACTTGAAGGGTCCAGCTGCTCAATGGTGGGAAAGCCACACGGGTATGTTGCCTGCAGAGACTGTAACCACTTGGCAAGAATTTCAGTTAGCCTTTCGTGCAAGATACATTCCTCAAGGTctgatggaccagaagaaggaGTTCCGCAAATTCTCACAGGGCACAATGACTGTGGATGAATATCAGAGGAAATTCCTTGAATTATCCCGCTATGCTACGGATGACGTCTGCACTAACGCTCACAAGCAGGAGAAATTCTGTGAAGGGTTGCGTCCCGATATAAAGCTCGCACTTGTTGCTCATGATTGCGTAGACTTTGTGACGCTTGTCAGCCAAGCTTTCCGAACTGAAACTGGTCTGACTGAGTACTAG